In one Scomber japonicus isolate fScoJap1 chromosome 6, fScoJap1.pri, whole genome shotgun sequence genomic region, the following are encoded:
- the trappc4 gene encoding trafficking protein particle complex subunit 4 — translation MVIFSVFVVNKAGGLIYQYDNYVPRAEVEKTFSHPLDLVLKHHDEKVIVSFGQRDGIRVGHAVLSINGADVLGKNTADGKDILEYLKDPANYPVSIRFGRARLSSNEKLMLASMFHSLFAIGSQLSPEVGSSGIEMLETDVFKLHCYQTLTGIKFIVLADPRQSGIDALLRKIYEIYSDFALKNPFYSLEMPIRCELFDQNLKSALEIAEKAGNFGAGS, via the exons ATGGTgatcttcagtgtgtttgtggtcAATAAGGCTGGAGGTTTAATTTACCAATATGACAATTATGTCCCGAGAGCGGAGGTGGAGAAAACGTTTAGCCATCCTTTAGATTTGGTGCTTAAACATCACGATGAAAAAGTGATCGTGTCGTTTGGACAGCGGGACGGAATCAGAG TGGGCCATGCAGTGCTCTCCATCAATGGAGCTGATGTGCTTGGAAAGAATACAGCAGATGGAAAGGACATCCTTGAATACTTAAAAGATCCCGCAAATTATCCAGTGTCTATTCGATTTGGACGGGCCCGACTAAGCTCCAATGAGAAGCTGATGCTGGCGTCCATGTTCCACTC gtTGTTTGCTATAGGATCACAGCTGTCCCCTGAAGTTGGCAGCTCAGGAATCGAGATGCTAGAAACAGATGTCTTTAAACTCCACTGCTACCAGACTCTCACAG GGATCAAGTTCATCGTGCTGGCGGACCCTCGACAATCTGGCATTGATGCATTGCTGAGGAAGATTTATGAGATCTATTCAGATTTTGCTCTCAAGAACCCGTTTTATTCTCTGGAAATGCCGATCAG gtGTGAACTCTTTGATCAGAATTTGAAGAGTGCTTTGGAGATTGCAGAGAAAGCTGGAAACTTTGGAGCTGGATCTTGA